A genomic window from Deltaproteobacteria bacterium IMCC39524 includes:
- a CDS encoding class I SAM-dependent rRNA methyltransferase, whose amino-acid sequence MSARKQLRCTIGSETVRMLNLGHPWVISDRFTSNWPKTACGSLVELVSEKGDSLGTALCDPGSRIVARRLSSSVVQLDQQWLTKMLQQAQVSRSWLDFGDTNVSRLVNAEGDSLPGLTVDRYDDYLMVQYYTSAWEKHLEVLSSALQEVYSPVGIYCKYRPQETRKLASGKESRAPQGWLLAGDPAPQDLTVRENGLNYRIDLVKDLHTGLFHDQRQNRLGFRRQAAGCQVLNLFAYTGAFSVAAAAGGATQVTSVDASGRYLDWARDNFRLNGIDPESHEFVTGDCFVELDRLAKAGRSFDLVFVDPPSFSTTRKSRFTTSGGTSELVQKVLRLMPTGGLLVTSSNLQKMPLEKYLKELRKGSLAGGRHLQVVEVSGQAEDFPFSPCFPEGHYLKYVVSVVQDKI is encoded by the coding sequence GTGTCTGCCCGTAAACAACTCCGCTGCACCATCGGTTCCGAAACCGTACGTATGCTCAATCTCGGTCACCCCTGGGTGATCTCTGACCGCTTTACCTCAAATTGGCCAAAGACCGCGTGTGGCAGCCTTGTCGAGCTTGTGTCTGAAAAAGGGGATTCGCTGGGGACGGCGCTTTGTGATCCGGGCTCACGAATCGTTGCCCGCAGATTGTCGAGTTCTGTGGTTCAGCTCGATCAACAATGGCTGACAAAGATGTTGCAGCAGGCTCAAGTAAGCCGGAGTTGGCTGGACTTTGGTGATACAAACGTGTCTCGTCTGGTGAATGCAGAAGGTGACAGTTTGCCAGGTCTGACCGTTGATCGCTACGATGACTATCTCATGGTGCAATATTATACTTCGGCCTGGGAGAAGCACCTGGAGGTTTTGTCCTCGGCCTTGCAGGAGGTCTATTCTCCCGTGGGTATCTATTGTAAGTACCGCCCGCAGGAAACCCGCAAGCTTGCTTCTGGAAAAGAGAGTAGGGCACCGCAAGGCTGGTTGTTGGCCGGCGATCCTGCGCCACAGGACTTGACTGTTCGGGAAAATGGATTGAACTACCGGATTGATCTTGTGAAAGACCTGCACACCGGATTGTTCCATGATCAGCGACAAAACAGGCTGGGTTTTCGGCGTCAAGCAGCGGGCTGCCAGGTGCTCAACTTGTTTGCTTACACCGGGGCCTTCTCTGTGGCTGCTGCCGCCGGCGGTGCCACGCAGGTTACCAGCGTCGACGCCTCTGGCCGTTATCTAGATTGGGCGCGTGATAATTTCAGGCTCAACGGGATTGATCCTGAAAGCCACGAGTTTGTTACCGGTGACTGTTTTGTTGAATTAGATCGCCTGGCCAAGGCGGGGCGCAGTTTTGACCTGGTTTTTGTTGACCCACCGAGCTTCTCCACCACCCGCAAGAGTCGCTTTACGACGAGTGGTGGTACCTCTGAACTGGTGCAGAAGGTATTGCGCTTGATGCCGACCGGCGGGCTTCTGGTGACTTCGTCGAATCTGCAGAAGATGCCCCTTGAGAAATATCTCAAGGAATTGCGCAAAGGCAGCCTCGCCGGTGGGCGTCACCTGCAGGTGGTCGAAGTGTCAGGGCAGGCAGAGGACTTCCCCTTCTCACCATGTTTTCCGGAAGGGCATTATCTCAAATATGTGGTCTCAGTCGTGCAGGATAAAATCTGA
- a CDS encoding methyltransferase domain-containing protein, translating into MTREFKNRIREQFGRAADGYIHDKGFASGNDLEEMVRLLQPMPDDNMLDVACGGGHTALRFSPLVRSVVASDLTMVMLKKAQEHISDEGSVDNITFREADAEDLPFPAGAFTLLTCRVAPHHFPDVARALNEFHRVLRRGGRIAIVDTMLPNDPEIAEWYQEMEKMRDPTHIQAYTEEKWQEMVQEAGFILHETVTVPKTHDFPTWAKRAGLNREGIAALNKFFVDAPDKVQDYFQIETFAGEVEAYTDRKVLVYASRPPKK; encoded by the coding sequence ATGACTCGTGAATTCAAGAACAGAATCAGGGAACAGTTCGGCCGCGCAGCGGATGGCTATATCCACGACAAAGGCTTTGCCAGCGGCAACGACCTTGAAGAGATGGTACGCCTGCTGCAACCGATGCCTGACGATAATATGCTCGACGTAGCCTGTGGCGGAGGTCACACGGCTCTCCGCTTTTCTCCGCTGGTTCGTAGCGTAGTCGCTTCTGACCTGACCATGGTTATGCTGAAAAAAGCCCAGGAGCATATCAGTGACGAAGGCAGTGTCGACAACATCACTTTTCGTGAAGCTGACGCTGAAGATCTACCCTTCCCCGCTGGGGCCTTCACTCTGCTGACCTGCCGTGTCGCCCCACATCATTTTCCTGATGTCGCAAGGGCACTGAATGAGTTCCATCGCGTCTTGCGTCGTGGCGGTCGAATTGCCATCGTAGATACAATGCTGCCAAACGACCCGGAGATTGCTGAGTGGTACCAGGAAATGGAGAAGATGCGCGACCCGACTCACATCCAGGCCTACACGGAAGAGAAATGGCAAGAGATGGTTCAGGAAGCCGGCTTTATCCTGCACGAGACAGTCACTGTTCCTAAGACCCACGACTTTCCAACCTGGGCAAAACGGGCAGGACTTAACCGCGAAGGGATTGCCGCACTGAATAAATTTTTCGTTGATGCTCCTGACAAAGTTCAGGATTATTTCCAGATCGAAACCTTTGCCGGAGAAGTTGAAGCCTACACAGACCGTAAAGTGTTGGTTTATGCCAGCCGGCCGCCAAAGAAGTAG
- a CDS encoding outer membrane lipoprotein-sorting protein — MSIYNTPLIRKLLPLLILLSILSSTALALDIQSVIREVEQQYMGTSSRARTTMQVKTSHWERTLEMEAWSLERDYFLVRILEPSKERGVATLKRNREVWNYLPKVDRIIKVPPSMMGGSWMGSHITNDDLVKANHIDEDFHLRLLEETATNYVIECLPKENAAVVWGKIVYRVRKTPQVPEQIDYFDEEMVRVREIHFDDIQQIGERIVPLRLTVLPLEKPEERTVLHYRELVYDLDLDESYFSLRNLESP; from the coding sequence ATGTCCATATACAACACCCCATTGATTCGAAAGCTCCTGCCGCTCTTGATTCTCCTGTCTATACTATCAAGCACAGCCTTGGCGCTGGACATCCAGTCAGTGATTCGCGAAGTTGAGCAACAGTACATGGGCACCTCCTCTCGAGCCCGCACGACCATGCAGGTCAAGACCTCCCACTGGGAGAGGACCCTGGAGATGGAAGCCTGGTCGCTGGAGCGCGATTATTTCTTGGTCCGCATCCTCGAGCCTTCCAAGGAACGTGGCGTTGCGACACTCAAGAGGAACCGCGAAGTTTGGAACTACCTCCCCAAGGTCGATCGCATTATCAAAGTGCCGCCTTCGATGATGGGTGGCAGCTGGATGGGCAGTCACATCACCAATGACGACCTGGTTAAAGCCAACCATATCGATGAAGACTTTCACCTGAGATTACTCGAAGAGACCGCGACCAACTATGTCATTGAGTGTCTGCCAAAAGAGAACGCCGCGGTGGTTTGGGGCAAAATTGTCTACCGTGTTCGCAAAACCCCACAGGTTCCAGAACAAATCGATTACTTTGACGAAGAGATGGTCCGCGTACGTGAAATTCATTTTGATGACATCCAGCAGATCGGTGAACGGATCGTCCCCTTGCGCTTAACCGTTCTGCCCCTGGAAAAACCTGAGGAAAGGACCGTACTCCATTACCGGGAACTGGTTTACGATCTGGACTTGGATGAAAGCTATTTTTCGCTACGCAACCTCGAATCACCTTGA
- a CDS encoding peptidylprolyl isomerase: MQQVKPGDRVKINFTGTLEDGTLFDTTYESIGCADDDCGCDEGGCDDDDCGCNGNVGPMELEVGSDAFFPQVEEALIGMAAGDKKTITIKSDDAFGAYDAEQVSAVPRDQFPDDIDPQVGDNFELLNDDGEGMVVTVIDVNDTEVTLDANHPLAGEDLNFDVEMVEIV; the protein is encoded by the coding sequence ATTCAACAAGTAAAACCAGGCGACAGAGTTAAAATTAATTTCACCGGGACGCTGGAAGACGGCACCCTGTTCGATACGACTTATGAGAGCATCGGTTGTGCTGACGACGACTGTGGCTGCGACGAAGGTGGTTGCGATGACGACGATTGCGGCTGTAATGGGAACGTCGGCCCTATGGAGTTGGAGGTTGGCAGCGATGCTTTCTTCCCCCAGGTCGAAGAGGCCCTGATCGGCATGGCTGCAGGTGATAAAAAAACCATCACCATCAAGTCTGACGATGCTTTTGGCGCTTACGATGCGGAGCAGGTTTCTGCTGTTCCCCGTGACCAGTTTCCCGATGATATTGATCCGCAGGTCGGTGATAACTTCGAGCTTCTCAACGATGACGGAGAAGGCATGGTGGTTACGGTGATCGACGTGAATGACACCGAGGTTACCCTCGACGCCAACCATCCACTGGCCGGCGAAGATCTCAATTTCGATGTGGAAATGGTTGAGATTGTTTAG
- a CDS encoding peptidylprolyl isomerase, giving the protein MSETTNPTVRIETSMGNIVLELDAVNAPISTANFIAYANDGFYEDTIFHRVIDGFMVQGGGLTADMSDKSNKKAPIKNEAANGLKNDHGTVAMARTNVVDSATSQFFINVGENSFLNHTAPTPQGFGYAVFGKVTDGMDVVDAIRQVKTGNKGMHQDVPVETITIQKVTVE; this is encoded by the coding sequence ATGTCTGAAACAACCAATCCAACCGTTCGCATCGAAACCAGCATGGGCAACATTGTCCTCGAACTCGATGCCGTCAATGCGCCAATCAGCACCGCTAACTTTATCGCTTACGCCAATGACGGCTTCTACGAAGACACCATCTTTCACCGGGTCATCGACGGCTTTATGGTGCAGGGCGGTGGCTTGACTGCCGACATGAGCGACAAGAGCAACAAGAAGGCGCCCATCAAGAATGAAGCCGCAAACGGGCTTAAGAATGATCATGGTACAGTCGCCATGGCACGCACCAATGTCGTCGACAGTGCGACAAGCCAATTCTTCATCAATGTTGGCGAGAACAGTTTCCTTAATCACACAGCACCAACTCCGCAAGGCTTCGGTTATGCTGTATTCGGCAAAGTAACCGATGGCATGGATGTGGTGGATGCCATCCGCCAGGTCAAAACCGGCAACAAAGGGATGCATCAGGATGTTCCGGTAGAGACCATTACCATTCAGAAAGTGACTGTCGAGTAG
- a CDS encoding alkaline phosphatase family protein — protein sequence MPQRTLTKWLAHCYYGLKLFPFRKERQERLLNGRQKGLVGIQIDGLAFPYLQQALDRGYLPHLERYLRRGHKLVEYQAGLPSTTPAAQSTFFYGNDHAIPAFRWFEKESGQIISCNDPDHVQIFRESLFAGERGLLTGGASYSNILDGDAERSIFTVSSPHPQTLFGRLGGFRILLLLLLNPLRTCRMFLASFYEFWANRKDEWHHKRKKAWSTQEGLFPFIRIFCNVILREMQTFGVIAEVYAGTPRIYTTYSGYDEIAHHFGPESWPALKNLRYIDRRIGEILRAVDHVPGADYLLVILSDHGQTPGYPFQNRFGTTLGDAVSAFLRENQTASVSSGALESTRLQLGYLQDELEAREKSWRHRIYRRTKNHLQKKIQALVPETLKIDPEGGVVITYSSSLAHLYITGSKAPLNWEQVEEAQPLLLRFLQKHKGIGFVLARGENEGELMIFHSGGKITVTDNPRFQQDELAFLRPYGAPYELLEKLHRFGLGPRCGDLILFGALDEEGIACFDDQVGGHGSVGGEQSRPFIILPLDHPVLQKERLSGYEFLYHEIFRAQVGEDEPEEKRPPQQESPRKHEELINSDFILHD from the coding sequence ATGCCACAACGCACACTGACCAAATGGTTGGCCCATTGTTATTACGGCCTGAAGCTGTTCCCCTTTCGCAAGGAACGTCAAGAACGCCTGCTTAACGGTCGACAAAAGGGGCTCGTCGGAATTCAGATTGACGGCCTGGCCTTTCCCTATCTGCAACAAGCCCTTGATCGGGGCTACCTTCCTCACCTGGAGCGCTACCTGCGCCGCGGCCACAAGCTGGTCGAGTACCAGGCCGGCCTGCCGAGTACGACGCCGGCGGCTCAATCAACCTTCTTCTACGGCAACGACCACGCCATTCCGGCCTTTCGCTGGTTCGAGAAAGAATCCGGACAGATTATATCCTGCAATGACCCGGACCATGTTCAGATTTTTCGTGAATCTCTGTTTGCCGGGGAAAGGGGTTTACTCACGGGCGGCGCCTCTTATTCGAACATTCTCGATGGCGACGCTGAACGCAGCATCTTTACCGTTTCTTCACCCCATCCACAGACACTCTTCGGCCGCCTTGGCGGCTTTCGTATCCTTCTTCTCCTGTTGCTCAACCCCTTGCGAACCTGCCGAATGTTTCTGGCCAGCTTTTATGAGTTCTGGGCCAATCGCAAGGATGAGTGGCATCATAAACGAAAAAAAGCCTGGAGCACCCAGGAGGGGCTCTTCCCTTTCATCCGTATTTTCTGCAATGTTATCCTGCGTGAGATGCAGACCTTTGGGGTGATCGCCGAAGTCTATGCCGGGACACCACGCATTTACACTACATACAGCGGCTACGACGAGATCGCTCATCACTTTGGGCCGGAATCCTGGCCGGCGCTGAAAAATCTGCGCTACATTGACCGACGCATCGGTGAGATCTTGCGCGCAGTCGATCATGTTCCAGGAGCTGACTATCTTCTGGTCATTCTCTCCGACCATGGGCAAACCCCGGGCTACCCTTTCCAGAATCGCTTCGGCACGACCCTTGGTGATGCTGTCAGTGCTTTCCTACGCGAGAACCAGACAGCTTCGGTATCGTCCGGAGCACTGGAATCGACCCGGCTACAGCTTGGGTACCTGCAGGACGAACTGGAGGCCCGAGAAAAAAGTTGGCGGCATCGCATCTATCGTCGCACCAAGAATCACCTGCAAAAGAAAATCCAAGCTCTGGTTCCGGAGACTCTGAAAATCGACCCCGAAGGGGGTGTGGTGATCACCTACTCCAGCAGCCTGGCGCACCTTTACATTACCGGATCAAAAGCTCCTCTCAACTGGGAACAGGTTGAAGAGGCCCAGCCCCTGTTGTTGCGGTTTTTACAGAAGCATAAGGGGATAGGCTTTGTTCTGGCCCGGGGTGAAAACGAGGGAGAGTTGATGATTTTCCATAGCGGTGGAAAGATAACAGTTACGGACAATCCACGCTTTCAACAGGACGAACTCGCTTTTCTGCGACCTTACGGAGCACCGTACGAACTGCTTGAAAAGCTACACCGCTTTGGCCTGGGGCCACGCTGCGGTGACTTGATCCTGTTCGGCGCTCTCGATGAAGAAGGGATTGCCTGCTTTGACGATCAAGTTGGTGGTCATGGCTCTGTTGGAGGAGAACAGTCTCGCCCCTTCATCATCTTGCCCCTGGACCACCCTGTTCTGCAAAAAGAGCGCTTGAGCGGTTATGAATTTCTATACCACGAGATTTTCAGAGCCCAGGTCGGTGAAGATGAGCCAGAAGAGAAAAGGCCTCCGCAGCAGGAGTCCCCAAGAAAACATGAAGAGTTGATAAACTCAGATTTTATCCTGCACGACTGA
- a CDS encoding permease has product MNDFPSMLLELVKAIGEEFLYILPYLVVGVLFEAIIRTLKWHVKIRKALTRFGILAIPAAVLLGVASPLCACATLPLVISLLIAGLPLAPAMALLVTSPLMSPASFAMLSGMLSVNWALAVLVCAVLLGLFAGYMTHFLRKKGFAEEDIFREALPQGDFHDPDYPVEQLRCECGQQLSHRVNRCTHNKFLVFLARFWEGGLKISKFVLIGLVIEVVALLFIPNGWITGLLEGQGVLPIFTLTLAAIPLHLPQVTAASMLFGFYLPDPGQVIPLAKGAGIAMLVGGPVTALPVMAVFISMFKPRVLILYISLCVGGTIALALLFRALPITI; this is encoded by the coding sequence ATGAACGATTTTCCCAGTATGCTGCTAGAACTTGTCAAAGCGATCGGCGAGGAATTCCTCTACATCCTCCCTTACCTGGTGGTTGGTGTCTTGTTTGAGGCTATCATCCGGACCCTGAAGTGGCACGTCAAAATCCGCAAGGCTTTAACGCGTTTCGGAATTCTGGCGATTCCTGCAGCAGTCCTGCTCGGTGTTGCAAGCCCTCTCTGTGCCTGTGCAACCCTGCCGCTGGTGATCTCACTTCTGATCGCTGGCCTGCCGTTGGCTCCGGCCATGGCTTTGCTGGTGACCTCGCCGTTGATGAGTCCGGCCTCTTTTGCCATGCTCTCGGGGATGTTGAGTGTCAACTGGGCGTTGGCCGTCCTTGTCTGTGCTGTCCTGCTAGGTCTTTTTGCGGGCTATATGACACATTTTCTCAGGAAAAAAGGTTTTGCCGAAGAAGATATCTTTCGCGAGGCGTTGCCGCAGGGAGATTTCCACGACCCTGATTATCCTGTTGAACAGCTGCGTTGTGAATGTGGGCAGCAACTTTCACATCGCGTTAATCGCTGCACCCACAACAAGTTCCTGGTGTTCCTGGCCAGGTTCTGGGAAGGCGGCTTGAAAATTAGCAAGTTTGTCTTGATCGGTCTGGTGATCGAAGTGGTCGCTTTGCTCTTCATCCCTAACGGCTGGATTACCGGCTTGCTCGAAGGGCAGGGGGTTCTGCCGATCTTTACCCTGACTCTTGCGGCAATTCCGCTGCATCTGCCGCAGGTGACTGCTGCTTCGATGCTCTTTGGTTTTTACCTTCCTGACCCGGGACAAGTGATCCCCCTGGCGAAAGGAGCGGGTATTGCCATGCTGGTTGGGGGCCCGGTCACAGCTTTGCCGGTTATGGCCGTATTTATCTCTATGTTCAAGCCGCGCGTACTTATCCTTTACATCTCTCTCTGTGTTGGTGGTACGATAGCCCTCGCGTTGCTCTTCAGGGCATTACCGATAACGATTTAG